A genomic stretch from Schistosoma haematobium chromosome 2, whole genome shotgun sequence includes:
- a CDS encoding hypothetical protein (EggNog:ENOG410VIVG~COG:S): protein MQVGQQIGLAMSLESLNIDVCCLSETRIQDSSEVLQIRSTSVTSKSLFYVRLFRDPVASSSGLAGVGVTLSARAEAALVDWIPINSRLCAVRLESSIKVRNRREKLCLFVISAYAPTDCSPDAIKDEFYHQLSVFLQKVRSTDIVVLAGDLSAQVGRLGGVCLRSLLTS, encoded by the coding sequence atgcaggttggacaacagatagggctggctatgtctttggaaagtcttaatattgatgtttgttgtctatccgagacccgtattcaagactctagcgaagtactacaaattcgctctacatctgtcacttcaaaaagcttgttttacgtgcgcttattcagggaccctgtggcatcttcgtctggtcttgcaggCGTTGGTGtcacactaagcgctagagctgaggcagcactagtcgattggatccccattaacagtcggttatgtgctgttagattagaaagttccatcaaagtgagaaatcggcgtgagaaactatgtcttttcgtcatctccgcctatgccccgacagattgcagcccggatgcaatcaaggatgagttttatcatcagttatctgtttttctccagaaagtgcgttcgacagatattgtagtactagccggagacttgagtgctcaggtcgggcgtctaggcggtgtgtgtctgagaagtttattaacatcctaa